The Microbacterium sp. LWO12-1.2 genome includes a window with the following:
- a CDS encoding ABC transporter ATP-binding protein, with product MTMTDELLRVDDLVVTLPTADGPRALLGGVDLRVGRGEIVGVAGESGSGKSLTALAIMGLLPGNATHRGSIRFDGAELLGLPERRMRSLRGGRMGMVFQDPMTTLNPLFRVGDQIAEAYLIHHPRKGRAVARARALEVLRLVGVPEPERRAQQYPHQWSGGMRQRAVIAIALANDPELVIADEATTALDATIQAQVVDVLVRARDELGVSVLFISHDLGLIAQIADRAVVMYAGRVVEAAAADEIFEDSRHPYARALLASRPGSSAPGTLLPTIPGQPAKPGLIPHGCPFEPRCRYVHRSERCREETPHLLPSQDGRVSACHFRDDPRMEVGS from the coding sequence ATGACGATGACCGATGAACTGCTGAGGGTCGACGACCTGGTCGTCACATTGCCCACCGCCGACGGCCCCCGCGCACTGCTCGGTGGCGTCGATCTCCGCGTCGGTCGTGGCGAGATCGTGGGTGTTGCCGGCGAGAGCGGATCGGGAAAGAGTCTCACCGCGCTTGCGATCATGGGTCTGCTGCCCGGAAATGCGACGCACAGGGGGTCGATCCGTTTCGACGGTGCGGAGTTGCTGGGCCTGCCGGAGCGGCGGATGCGGTCGCTGCGCGGTGGCCGTATGGGCATGGTCTTCCAAGACCCGATGACGACTCTCAACCCGCTCTTCCGAGTAGGGGATCAGATCGCTGAGGCCTATCTGATCCATCACCCGCGCAAGGGGCGGGCGGTGGCACGTGCCCGTGCATTGGAGGTGCTCCGGCTCGTGGGAGTTCCCGAGCCGGAGCGGCGCGCGCAGCAGTACCCGCACCAGTGGTCCGGCGGTATGCGACAACGCGCGGTGATCGCGATTGCGCTGGCCAATGATCCCGAGCTGGTGATCGCGGATGAAGCGACGACCGCGCTCGACGCGACGATCCAAGCCCAGGTCGTCGACGTGCTCGTGCGCGCGAGGGACGAGCTCGGTGTCTCGGTGCTGTTCATCAGCCACGATCTTGGCCTCATCGCTCAGATCGCGGATCGCGCGGTCGTGATGTACGCCGGGCGCGTCGTGGAGGCCGCTGCGGCGGACGAGATCTTCGAAGACAGCAGGCACCCGTACGCGAGGGCGCTTCTGGCGAGTCGTCCGGGGTCGTCAGCACCGGGTACCCTCCTGCCCACGATCCCGGGACAGCCTGCGAAGCCGGGGCTCATCCCTCACGGCTGTCCCTTCGAACCCCGGTGCCGTTACGTCCACCGATCCGAGAGGTGTCGCGAGGAGACCCCGCACTTGCTCCCCTCGCAGGACGGGAGAGTCAGCGCGTGTCATTTCCGCGACGATCCCCGGATGGAGGTCGGTTCATGA
- a CDS encoding alanine racemase codes for MNVEELPAGIMMADVPTPALVIDLGLLQHNIHRMAEFASEAGVALRPHWKTSKSLHIASLQAAAGAVGFTCATGREARVLVSAGYDVFWAYPPVGDARVEAVIDLTRRGRLMVGLDSVESARALSRAAVDGGVEVTVRLDIDTGLGRTGATPNEAPAVLEQIAGLDALHIDGIFTHEGQLAAHGTDRVARRAAGRAVGELMAAVAESARTRGVVLTTVSVGSTPGADSAPMVDGITEMRPGTYVFGDDNQRFTGAVDDDECALTVHSTVVSVQRGETVIVDAGIKAMSSDGSARKDGRIGTRLDGPGILATGHEEHGFLRGAADVRLGDRIVVLPNHACGTVNMFSSAWVVREGRVVDQWPIEARR; via the coding sequence ATGAACGTAGAGGAGCTTCCGGCGGGGATCATGATGGCGGATGTCCCGACGCCCGCGCTCGTCATCGACCTTGGTCTTCTGCAACACAACATCCACCGCATGGCGGAGTTCGCGAGTGAGGCGGGCGTCGCCTTGAGGCCGCACTGGAAGACGAGCAAGAGCCTGCACATCGCGAGCCTCCAGGCTGCTGCAGGTGCCGTCGGGTTCACCTGTGCGACAGGGCGAGAGGCGCGCGTGCTCGTGAGCGCGGGGTACGACGTCTTCTGGGCGTACCCGCCCGTCGGCGACGCCCGAGTGGAGGCCGTGATCGACCTGACCAGGCGCGGGCGTCTCATGGTCGGTCTCGACTCGGTCGAATCGGCACGCGCACTCAGCCGCGCCGCGGTCGACGGGGGCGTGGAGGTCACGGTGCGGCTCGACATCGACACCGGTCTGGGGCGGACGGGGGCAACGCCGAACGAAGCTCCCGCCGTTCTTGAGCAGATCGCCGGACTCGATGCACTCCACATCGACGGCATCTTCACGCACGAGGGACAGCTTGCCGCGCATGGGACCGACCGCGTGGCGCGCCGGGCCGCGGGACGAGCTGTGGGGGAGCTCATGGCTGCCGTGGCGGAGAGCGCCCGCACGCGTGGAGTGGTCCTCACGACCGTATCCGTCGGATCGACACCGGGCGCAGACAGCGCACCGATGGTCGACGGCATCACCGAGATGCGACCAGGCACCTATGTCTTCGGAGACGACAACCAGCGGTTCACGGGAGCGGTCGATGACGACGAATGCGCGCTCACGGTCCACTCGACCGTCGTGAGCGTGCAGCGTGGCGAGACCGTCATCGTCGATGCCGGGATCAAGGCGATGAGCAGCGACGGCAGTGCGCGCAAGGACGGACGCATCGGCACGCGGCTCGACGGCCCCGGCATCCTCGCCACCGGGCATGAGGAGCACGGGTTCCTGCGCGGTGCCGCGGACGTGCGCCTCGGAGATCGCATCGTGGTGCTCCCCAACCATGCGTGCGGCACAGTCAACATGTTCTCTTCGGCCTGGGTCGTACGAGAAGGTCGCGTGGTCGACCAGTGGCCCATCGAGGCACGTCGATGA
- a CDS encoding ABC transporter ATP-binding protein — protein MRDPLLVVDQLQVHFRAGGRGRGVIHAVDGLDLVVGVSEFVGIIGESGCGKSTLGKTLVHVNQPTSGRILLRGDDVTSPDRERLRRLRREIQFMFQDPHSSLNPRFTTREILKEPLIANRISATDKDLVQMLDLVALPESALDRYPHEFSGGQRQRIGLARAMALDPDLLILDEPVSGLDVSVQAQVLNLLSEIRRERNAAFLMITHDLEVVKHSADRVAVMYLGVIVEEGPVAEVLDDPAHPYTRALVSATPSALGARERIVLSGELPSPLSPPSGCRFRTRCWKAQDICAEQTPALKAAGALRRVACHFPETRPDSTSDEGVSA, from the coding sequence ATGAGGGATCCACTGCTCGTCGTCGACCAGCTTCAGGTGCATTTCCGGGCAGGTGGACGCGGACGGGGCGTCATCCATGCGGTCGACGGACTGGACCTCGTCGTAGGGGTCTCGGAATTCGTGGGGATCATCGGTGAATCCGGATGTGGGAAGTCGACACTGGGCAAGACGCTCGTGCACGTGAACCAGCCGACCTCTGGACGCATCCTTCTGCGCGGGGACGATGTCACCTCGCCTGATCGCGAGCGTCTGCGCCGCCTGCGCCGGGAGATCCAGTTCATGTTCCAGGACCCGCACTCGTCGCTGAACCCGCGCTTCACGACGCGGGAGATCTTGAAGGAGCCGCTCATCGCGAACCGGATCTCCGCGACGGACAAGGACCTGGTGCAAATGCTCGACCTGGTCGCCCTTCCCGAGAGCGCGCTCGACCGCTATCCGCACGAATTCTCCGGTGGTCAGCGCCAGCGCATCGGTCTGGCGCGCGCGATGGCGCTCGACCCTGACCTGCTGATCCTCGACGAGCCGGTCTCGGGTCTCGATGTGTCGGTCCAAGCCCAGGTGCTCAATCTGTTGAGCGAGATCCGGCGCGAGCGGAATGCGGCGTTCCTGATGATCACGCATGATCTCGAGGTCGTGAAGCACTCCGCCGACCGTGTGGCCGTGATGTACCTGGGCGTCATCGTGGAGGAGGGGCCGGTGGCCGAAGTCCTCGACGATCCCGCGCACCCGTACACCCGGGCGCTGGTGTCAGCCACTCCTTCTGCGCTGGGCGCTCGAGAGCGAATCGTCCTGTCCGGCGAGCTTCCGTCGCCGCTGAGTCCCCCGAGCGGGTGCCGGTTCCGCACGCGTTGCTGGAAAGCCCAGGACATCTGCGCCGAGCAGACGCCTGCTCTCAAGGCCGCCGGTGCGTTGCGGCGCGTGGCCTGCCACTTCCCGGAGACACGACCTGACAGCACGAGCGATGAAGGAGTATCGGCATGA
- a CDS encoding ABC transporter substrate-binding protein: protein MRKQSIMLLAASTAVLLAGCSAGSPPDSDSNDPTSASVYLYQEPTSFNPLKPFAGGEQLAMSLLYDNLVTTDPDSEYIPRLAESWEVDDDATTYTFHLREGLKWSDGEPFDAEDVVFTYNLYADPAVASAQSSRLSQVVGYSEYQDGAADELAGVSAVDDTTVQIELDAPNAGFLSLIGYGPVFFILPEHILGDVPADRIMEDDFFSAPTAGMGPYTLEEYRTDQEVVLAANENYRSEVGIDRLYLKLVTSDVATSQLSTGEIDIVQVSPSDRAAVEGIADVSVESAPSPGFTRMAVNTEKGLLGDARVRQAIVTAIDREGIIDGILGGAGTALNSTFLSEWALPDGLDDYAYDPDRAMALLADAGWDSTTPVKITWINGQRDRDLAVDVIVENLKAVGIAASANPVDAAGQSALLDSKSFDLLLFGGGVYSMDPASSTPVLSCDARFPAGSNLSFFCDEQLDAHAAAGAATSDRNARALAYHDAARIDNAEVPYIWLNRPDTIWAVSDRVSGFVPNGDATNGFWNAADWTISGE, encoded by the coding sequence ATGCGAAAGCAATCCATCATGCTGCTGGCGGCATCGACCGCCGTCCTGCTGGCCGGCTGCTCGGCCGGGAGTCCCCCGGATTCCGATTCGAACGACCCGACCTCCGCGAGCGTCTATCTCTACCAGGAACCGACGTCCTTCAACCCGCTGAAGCCGTTCGCCGGTGGCGAGCAGCTCGCGATGTCGCTCCTCTACGACAACCTCGTCACGACGGATCCCGACTCGGAGTACATCCCGCGCCTGGCCGAGTCCTGGGAGGTCGACGATGACGCGACGACCTACACGTTCCACCTCCGCGAGGGGTTGAAATGGAGCGATGGCGAGCCGTTCGACGCCGAGGACGTCGTCTTCACCTACAACCTCTACGCCGATCCAGCGGTGGCGAGTGCGCAGTCCTCCCGGTTGTCCCAGGTCGTCGGATACTCCGAGTATCAGGACGGCGCGGCTGATGAGCTGGCGGGGGTCAGCGCCGTCGACGACACCACGGTGCAGATCGAGCTCGATGCCCCGAACGCCGGGTTCCTCTCTCTTATCGGCTACGGACCGGTCTTCTTCATCCTCCCCGAGCACATCCTCGGCGACGTGCCCGCAGATCGGATCATGGAGGACGACTTCTTCTCGGCTCCCACAGCAGGCATGGGCCCGTACACCCTCGAGGAGTACAGGACAGACCAGGAGGTCGTGCTGGCAGCGAATGAGAACTACCGCTCCGAGGTCGGTATCGACCGGCTGTACCTCAAGCTCGTCACGAGCGACGTCGCCACGTCGCAGCTGTCGACGGGGGAGATCGACATCGTGCAGGTCTCGCCGAGTGACCGCGCTGCGGTCGAGGGCATCGCAGACGTGAGTGTCGAGTCTGCGCCGTCCCCTGGCTTCACCAGGATGGCCGTCAACACCGAGAAAGGTCTTCTCGGCGATGCGCGCGTGCGCCAGGCGATCGTCACGGCAATCGACCGTGAGGGCATCATCGACGGTATCTTGGGCGGAGCGGGGACAGCACTGAACAGCACGTTCCTCTCGGAGTGGGCGCTCCCCGACGGGCTCGACGACTACGCATACGATCCCGATCGGGCGATGGCGCTGCTCGCGGACGCCGGATGGGACAGCACGACTCCCGTCAAGATCACGTGGATCAACGGTCAGCGTGATCGCGACCTCGCCGTCGATGTCATCGTCGAGAATCTGAAGGCCGTCGGCATCGCCGCGAGCGCAAATCCCGTGGATGCCGCGGGCCAGTCCGCGCTGCTCGATTCGAAGTCGTTCGATCTGCTGCTCTTCGGCGGTGGTGTCTACTCGATGGATCCCGCCAGCTCCACACCTGTGCTCTCGTGCGATGCCCGCTTCCCGGCCGGGTCCAACCTCTCGTTCTTCTGCGACGAGCAGCTCGACGCGCATGCGGCAGCGGGCGCGGCGACGAGCGATCGGAACGCCAGAGCCCTCGCCTACCACGACGCCGCGCGCATCGACAACGCCGAGGTTCCCTACATCTGGTTGAACCGTCCCGACACGATCTGGGCCGTCAGCGATCGGGTGTCCGGCTTCGTGCCCAACGGCGACGCGACGAACGGCTTCTGGAACGCCGCCGACTGGACGATCTCGGGCGAGTAG
- a CDS encoding dihydrodipicolinate synthase family protein gives MSDQLSGVLPVIATPFDEEWEIDATQLEEEIDWLFANGADGIVVAMVSEILRLSTQERMTLNALAVKFAAERGPVIASVGAESTKTAREISAHARDVGATAVMVTPPLLAVVSAGQLEEYLGAVIDSCDLPVVLQDASGYVGASIDVDLQASLLRRYGAERLLLKPEAEPLGQRASELRTATRDEARIFDGSGGVALMDTFARGIVGTMPGPDLVWAVRALWTALENGDTARALTISNPLTALISMVPGLDGYVAFEKRMLVAQGVFTSARMRGPVAYAIDPQTESFLDAQLALLRRAVG, from the coding sequence GTGTCCGACCAGCTCAGCGGCGTCCTGCCCGTCATCGCCACCCCCTTCGACGAGGAGTGGGAGATCGATGCGACTCAGCTCGAAGAAGAGATCGACTGGCTGTTCGCGAACGGTGCGGACGGCATCGTCGTGGCCATGGTCTCGGAGATCCTGCGCCTGAGCACCCAGGAGCGGATGACGCTCAACGCTCTCGCGGTGAAGTTCGCGGCAGAACGCGGACCGGTCATCGCCAGTGTGGGCGCCGAGAGCACCAAGACCGCACGCGAGATCTCCGCCCACGCGCGGGATGTCGGCGCGACAGCCGTCATGGTCACGCCGCCGCTGCTCGCTGTCGTCAGTGCCGGGCAACTCGAAGAGTATCTCGGAGCAGTGATCGACTCGTGCGACCTGCCTGTGGTGTTGCAAGACGCGAGCGGCTACGTGGGAGCGTCCATCGATGTCGACCTGCAGGCGTCGCTGCTGCGCCGCTACGGCGCGGAACGGCTGCTCCTCAAGCCCGAGGCGGAGCCTCTGGGGCAGCGCGCATCCGAACTGCGCACCGCGACCCGCGACGAAGCGCGCATCTTCGACGGCTCGGGGGGCGTGGCGCTCATGGATACGTTCGCCCGCGGCATCGTCGGCACGATGCCAGGCCCCGATCTCGTCTGGGCGGTGCGAGCACTGTGGACGGCGCTCGAGAACGGCGACACCGCACGCGCTCTCACCATCAGCAACCCGCTGACCGCCCTGATCTCGATGGTGCCCGGCTTGGACGGTTACGTCGCGTTCGAGAAGCGGATGCTCGTCGCACAGGGCGTGTTCACCAGTGCGCGGATGCGGGGACCGGTCGCCTACGCGATCGACCCTCAGACGGAGTCCTTCCTCGATGCGCAGCTTGCGCTGCTGCGACGCGCGGTCGGCTGA
- a CDS encoding DUF4862 family protein → MTGGDVVVGAYASLTAVDGPDTAAAFVRAVLAMDGVDGLEIPLGLASDASWFQWAAEGRGHVVTAVPVLAVRTRAQPGFGLASMDRGGRRDAVEMVSQLRDAIARWRGEGRDITTLALSSGTPGGDDADARLGESLREIRSWEWNGVRIAVEHCDAHTGAGRPDKGYTRLEDELAAISRSDGVGDAPCGITVNWGRSAIESRDPSGAAAHVDMAGDRLIGYMLSGVASEAGPYGPAWTDAHTPVVDAADPAVSILTRDRAAQAVTPAVLRAAYRGVKTSWRPAGDDISTRVAALQTAVDLLTTASKRGNT, encoded by the coding sequence ATGACCGGCGGTGATGTCGTCGTCGGCGCCTATGCGTCGCTCACGGCCGTGGACGGCCCCGATACGGCCGCTGCCTTCGTGCGCGCCGTGCTCGCAATGGACGGCGTCGACGGGTTGGAGATCCCGCTCGGACTCGCCTCGGACGCGTCGTGGTTCCAGTGGGCGGCTGAAGGACGCGGACACGTGGTGACGGCGGTTCCTGTGCTCGCCGTCCGTACGCGCGCCCAGCCGGGGTTCGGTCTCGCGTCGATGGACCGGGGCGGAAGGCGGGACGCTGTCGAGATGGTATCCCAGCTCCGCGACGCGATCGCGCGCTGGCGTGGTGAGGGACGCGACATCACGACGCTCGCGTTGTCCAGCGGCACGCCTGGCGGGGACGACGCCGATGCGCGCCTCGGCGAGAGTCTGCGCGAGATCCGCTCATGGGAGTGGAACGGCGTGCGGATCGCCGTCGAGCATTGCGACGCCCACACCGGCGCGGGGAGACCGGACAAGGGGTACACGCGCCTCGAAGACGAACTCGCGGCGATCTCCCGCAGCGACGGGGTGGGCGATGCCCCGTGCGGGATCACGGTCAACTGGGGCCGATCTGCCATCGAGTCGCGTGATCCCTCCGGGGCGGCAGCACACGTGGATATGGCCGGCGATCGCCTCATCGGCTACATGCTCTCGGGAGTCGCATCGGAGGCGGGACCATACGGCCCGGCCTGGACAGACGCTCACACTCCTGTGGTCGATGCGGCTGATCCGGCTGTCTCGATCCTGACGCGCGATCGGGCAGCGCAGGCGGTCACGCCGGCGGTCCTGCGCGCTGCCTACCGGGGAGTCAAGACATCCTGGCGCCCTGCAGGAGACGACATCTCCACGCGGGTCGCGGCGCTGCAGACCGCCGTCGACCTTCTGACAACAGCATCCAAGAGAGGAAACACATGA
- a CDS encoding RidA family protein — MTTQTFFTSQAPAPVGPYSQGVAAGGLLFLAGQGPFDETGALVGETFAEQAHRTFQNLAAVAAEAGTDLGAVVRLGAYLNSLDDFAEFNAIAAEYLPQPYPARTTIQSDLLGFLIELDAVLVLDDD, encoded by the coding sequence ATGACCACGCAGACCTTCTTCACATCGCAGGCACCCGCGCCCGTCGGGCCCTACTCGCAGGGCGTCGCCGCGGGCGGACTACTCTTCCTGGCCGGGCAGGGGCCGTTCGACGAGACCGGGGCGCTCGTCGGTGAGACGTTCGCCGAGCAGGCCCACCGCACGTTCCAGAACCTGGCGGCGGTCGCTGCGGAGGCGGGGACCGACCTCGGTGCCGTCGTGCGGCTGGGGGCCTACCTGAACTCGCTCGACGACTTCGCGGAGTTCAACGCCATCGCGGCCGAGTACCTGCCGCAGCCGTATCCGGCTCGCACCACCATCCAGTCGGACCTTCTGGGGTTCTTGATCGAGCTCGACGCAGTGCTGGTGCTCGATGATGACTGA
- a CDS encoding fumarylacetoacetate hydrolase family protein: MKYVSFDHDGEQHHGYLDGAEIVVLGRGYLDLAAGAPGGRPIGHVAVADVRLRAPLARPGKIIGVAANYQEHVREGGAEERVKAFSTPRLFLKPDTTLAGPGDPVPLPGITASLDWEAELGVVIGTEARDVSESDALAHVFGYVTSNDISARSFDFGVERDGQQWTVFFDWLAGKWLDASAPIGPWLVTSDEVPDPQDLDLTLEVNGVIRQHSSTAAMIFSVAELVSFASRLMTLRPGDLLLTGTPAGVGAATGDFLAAGDVMVAEVAGLGPLRTPVIAG; the protein is encoded by the coding sequence GTGAAATACGTCAGCTTCGATCACGACGGGGAACAGCACCACGGCTATCTGGACGGCGCAGAGATCGTCGTCCTCGGCCGCGGATACCTCGATCTCGCCGCGGGCGCCCCCGGAGGCCGACCCATCGGTCACGTCGCGGTCGCGGACGTGCGGCTGCGGGCTCCCCTGGCCAGGCCGGGGAAGATCATCGGCGTTGCCGCGAACTATCAGGAGCACGTCAGAGAAGGCGGGGCTGAGGAGCGGGTCAAGGCCTTCAGCACCCCGCGCCTGTTCCTCAAACCAGACACGACTCTGGCGGGCCCCGGCGACCCGGTGCCGCTGCCCGGCATCACCGCATCCCTCGATTGGGAGGCCGAACTCGGAGTCGTGATCGGAACCGAGGCCAGGGATGTCTCGGAGAGCGACGCTCTGGCGCATGTCTTCGGCTACGTCACCTCCAACGACATCTCAGCGCGCTCCTTCGATTTCGGGGTCGAGCGGGACGGCCAGCAATGGACGGTCTTCTTCGACTGGCTCGCGGGGAAGTGGCTCGACGCATCAGCCCCGATCGGACCCTGGCTCGTCACGTCGGACGAAGTGCCGGATCCGCAGGATCTCGACCTCACGCTCGAGGTCAACGGAGTGATCCGACAGCACTCATCGACCGCCGCGATGATCTTCTCGGTCGCGGAGCTCGTGTCGTTCGCATCGCGACTGATGACGCTGCGACCCGGCGACCTGCTGCTGACGGGTACGCCGGCCGGCGTCGGCGCCGCGACGGGCGACTTCCTCGCGGCAGGCGACGTGATGGTCGCCGAGGTCGCCGGCCTGGGCCCGTTGCGCACCCCCGTCATCGCGGGCTGA
- a CDS encoding Gfo/Idh/MocA family protein, producing MTRLLLAGSDGLSSQDHQRDMWLPAARRIGADIVSIWAHPAAEAAESDRVERLSAAEEIALVRDAVPDLRGVDGIICCQRGARREIVLRAARDAGVPVLLDKPTLDSTDTLDALALSLPGMTLLAGHHFAAHPSFLRALRAVRGGEIGLLRAVHAELVVARGDGPADGGELRNLVVYPTDLMRRLVGPAELRVSADVSHGAEGDEQSWTLLAQSEREVVVGIHVTRTADGAPEVLSSRVRVLGSHGSLLVDLTAPHVRVRSGRGSTDRPYGPGSVDMLVAGLTDADARAELEVSLQDLAGLSRFLDVASECAVTGEVVGAQW from the coding sequence ATGACTCGTCTTCTGTTGGCGGGAAGCGACGGGCTGTCCAGCCAGGACCACCAGCGCGACATGTGGCTTCCCGCCGCGCGGCGCATCGGGGCCGACATCGTCTCGATCTGGGCTCATCCTGCTGCCGAGGCGGCGGAGAGCGACCGTGTCGAGCGGCTCTCCGCTGCCGAGGAGATCGCGCTCGTCCGCGATGCCGTCCCCGACCTGCGGGGCGTGGACGGCATCATCTGCTGTCAGCGCGGCGCGCGGCGAGAGATCGTGCTTCGGGCGGCGCGGGACGCTGGCGTGCCGGTGCTGCTGGACAAACCGACACTCGACAGCACCGACACACTCGATGCGCTCGCGCTCTCTCTGCCCGGCATGACTCTGCTGGCGGGGCATCACTTCGCCGCTCACCCCTCGTTCCTGCGCGCGCTGCGCGCGGTGCGCGGAGGAGAGATCGGTCTGCTTCGGGCCGTACACGCGGAGCTCGTCGTCGCACGAGGAGATGGCCCCGCCGACGGCGGCGAATTGCGCAACCTGGTGGTGTATCCGACCGATCTCATGCGGCGTCTGGTGGGGCCTGCCGAACTGCGGGTGAGCGCGGACGTGTCCCACGGCGCCGAGGGCGACGAGCAGAGCTGGACGCTGCTGGCGCAGAGCGAGCGTGAGGTCGTCGTAGGAATCCACGTGACGCGAACGGCAGATGGCGCCCCCGAGGTGCTGTCCAGCCGCGTGCGCGTCCTCGGCTCGCACGGCTCCCTGCTGGTCGACCTCACCGCACCGCATGTGCGGGTGCGTAGCGGACGTGGCTCCACCGACCGGCCGTACGGTCCCGGATCGGTCGACATGCTCGTCGCGGGTCTCACGGACGCGGACGCCCGCGCAGAGCTCGAGGTGAGTCTTCAGGACCTCGCGGGGCTCTCTCGATTCCTTGACGTCGCATCCGAGTGCGCGGTGACCGGCGAAGTGGTCGGAGCGCAGTGGTGA
- a CDS encoding ABC transporter permease — protein sequence MIRSLSVRLLSSIAIFLAIAIGLFALVHAAPGDPVEMTVPPELAGADREAYIAARRKELGLDQAVMVQFFRWMTGVFSGDLGYSYSSGQPVGQVLTDRLGPTLLLMGSALVIGALIAVPAGILAATKRNTPIDYAISTGSVLAICFPGFFLAMLGIYVFAVQLRALPSAGMVSSGGGDALDVLRHLILPVSLLSLTVAAPFTRFVRGGMLEELSKDYVRTVIAKGGGQIRAIGHALRNTLLSLITVLMLYIPVFLAGAVAVEQVFAWPGMGQLSIQAVQARDYPVVIGFGLYVAVLVLVCNLLADLAYVILDPRVRRQR from the coding sequence TTGATCAGGTCACTGAGCGTTCGTCTCCTCTCGAGCATCGCGATCTTCCTCGCGATCGCGATCGGCTTGTTCGCGCTCGTCCACGCTGCTCCCGGGGACCCTGTCGAGATGACGGTGCCCCCGGAGCTGGCGGGCGCTGACCGGGAGGCGTACATCGCGGCGCGGCGGAAGGAGCTGGGCCTGGATCAAGCGGTCATGGTGCAGTTCTTCCGGTGGATGACCGGCGTGTTCTCCGGGGACCTGGGCTACTCGTACTCCTCCGGCCAGCCGGTCGGTCAGGTTCTGACCGACCGGCTGGGTCCCACACTCCTGCTGATGGGCAGTGCACTCGTCATCGGTGCGCTCATCGCCGTGCCGGCGGGAATCCTCGCGGCGACGAAGCGCAACACCCCGATCGACTACGCGATCAGCACGGGAAGCGTGCTGGCGATCTGCTTCCCCGGGTTCTTTCTCGCGATGCTCGGCATCTACGTCTTCGCGGTGCAGCTGCGTGCGCTCCCGAGCGCCGGAATGGTGTCGTCAGGCGGCGGCGACGCCCTCGATGTGCTCCGCCACCTCATCCTGCCGGTGTCTCTGCTGTCGTTGACCGTCGCGGCGCCGTTCACGAGATTCGTGCGCGGAGGGATGCTCGAGGAGCTCAGCAAGGACTACGTGCGGACGGTCATCGCGAAGGGCGGCGGGCAGATCCGCGCCATCGGACATGCTCTGCGCAATACGTTGCTCTCGCTCATCACGGTCCTCATGCTCTACATCCCGGTGTTCTTGGCAGGCGCAGTCGCCGTTGAGCAGGTCTTCGCATGGCCGGGCATGGGGCAGCTCTCGATCCAGGCGGTGCAGGCGCGCGATTACCCCGTCGTCATCGGCTTCGGCCTGTATGTCGCGGTGCTCGTACTGGTCTGCAATCTCCTCGCCGACCTCGCCTATGTGATCCTCGACCCCCGCGTTCGGAGGCAAAGATGA
- a CDS encoding ABC transporter permease — translation MTIADSPRRVERILRRRPQDTSPGALARRRFRKNVLAVAGLLMLLLIAVAVIAAPLLTPYAPEEIDLTAVRQAPGPEHLLGTDSVGRDVLTRLLYGGRVSLVVGLSAAVIAVTAGTIIGVVAGWFGGWVDNLITRVIDGFLVMPAVLVAIVLAGVLGPNITMLIGVIAGLSWPSSARIARSIVIGLRREEFMQAAEVVGSRNLFILRRHLVPFVLPHVTVAATLLVSEAILLEAALSFLGVGVQPPTPSWGNMLTEAQSITVLSSMPWLWIPTGLAIAVTVLAAMVIGDGVRDALDPRKAR, via the coding sequence ATGACCATCGCGGACTCGCCCCGCCGAGTGGAGCGGATTCTCCGCCGACGGCCGCAGGATACTTCACCGGGTGCTCTTGCGAGGCGCCGGTTCCGCAAGAACGTCTTGGCTGTCGCAGGTCTCCTGATGCTCTTGCTGATCGCGGTCGCGGTCATCGCCGCGCCTCTTCTGACGCCCTACGCGCCGGAGGAGATCGACTTGACGGCAGTGCGGCAGGCGCCGGGTCCGGAGCACCTTCTGGGCACCGACTCGGTCGGGCGCGACGTGCTCACTCGGCTGCTCTATGGCGGAAGGGTGTCCCTCGTCGTCGGCCTCTCCGCCGCCGTCATCGCAGTGACGGCGGGCACCATCATCGGCGTCGTGGCGGGCTGGTTCGGGGGCTGGGTGGACAACCTCATCACACGCGTGATCGACGGGTTCCTGGTCATGCCGGCCGTTCTCGTCGCGATCGTGCTCGCCGGAGTGCTCGGGCCGAACATCACGATGCTGATCGGTGTGATCGCCGGGCTGTCCTGGCCGTCATCTGCGCGCATCGCCCGCAGCATCGTGATCGGGCTGCGACGGGAGGAGTTCATGCAGGCCGCCGAGGTCGTGGGATCGCGGAACCTCTTCATCCTTCGCCGCCATCTCGTGCCGTTCGTGCTGCCGCACGTCACGGTCGCCGCCACGCTCCTGGTGTCCGAGGCGATCCTGCTGGAAGCCGCGCTCTCGTTCCTGGGCGTCGGCGTCCAGCCTCCCACCCCCAGCTGGGGGAACATGCTCACAGAAGCCCAATCGATCACCGTGCTGTCATCGATGCCCTGGCTCTGGATTCCGACCGGGCTCGCTATCGCCGTCACCGTTCTGGCCGCGATGGTCATCGGTGATGGTGTCCGTGACGCTCTCGACCCGAGGAAGGCACGATGA